In Colletotrichum lupini chromosome 6, complete sequence, a single window of DNA contains:
- a CDS encoding ribosomal protein S17, which yields MSAQTMAQARAVVRELNGVVVSAGLMQKTVKVRVGGQQWKQKVQKMFTKPTHYLVHDPNSSLRTGDVVSIVPGWRTSPHKRHVVKSIIAPHGTPISARPPVPTEEERIAAKVQKREAKVARRETRRQEKSSKSTPEPEVD from the exons ATGTCAGCCCAGACCATGGCGCAAGCCCGCGCAGTCGTCCGCGAGCTCAACGGCGTCGTCGTGAGCGCAGGGCTCATGCAGAAGACGGTCAAAGTGCGCGTGGGTGGCCAGCAATGGAAGCAAAAGGTCCAAAAG ATGTTCACGAAACCAACGCACTACCTCGTCCACGACCCCAACTCATCCCTTCGCACAGGAGATGTCGTTTCCATTGTTCCCGGATGGAGGACATCACCTCACAAGCGCCACGTTGTAAAGAGCATCATCGCGCCCCACGGTACACCCATCTCAGCGCGCCCACCGGTACCGACCGAGGAGGAGAGAATCGCAGCCAAGGTGCAAAAGAGAGAAGCCAAGGTTGCTAGACGAGAGACGCGGCGGCAGGAGAAGTCTTCAAAATCGACTCCTGAGCCCGAGGTCGACTAA
- a CDS encoding ATPase has product MVSAPPPSLRPLPSRDVSSSSIGNMPQSPSTTSSARALNPISSKVTTVLSTSYADSEFRDALQLLDSRNLKNTPETRRQLRLGLQKEVIDSNGEIVSQFGRVADQLRRIGATLDKLNHNYQDVRGRITAAQQETGPILEDASSLMNQRADVESKQQLLKTLRSHFILSDDEVASLTSTAEPVDDNFFAALYKAKRVSQDCEILLGFEKQTLGLQLMEQTSKNLGLAFQKLYKWVQREFRTLNLENPQMNSSIRRAIRVLAERPSLFQNCLDFFAEARERILSDAFHVALTGRTAAGLEDHSVKPIEMAAHDPLRYVGDMLAWIHSATVSEREALEILFVSEGDEIAKGLQTGRANELWQLLGEGDAETAPDFDALKALNDLVDRDVSGATRMLRQRVEQVIQSNEETILAYKLANILGFYRYTFAKLLGSECALLELMTGLESGALRQFRSLMRDHIATLQGDFQQTPSDLVPPDFLLEALKQLTAVMKTYEISLASSSDREADFQPILAEAFEPFLAGCENMAKGVRQPAGAIFITNCLLAAKHALEPFDFTQRRTQRLQERVVEESKKLTEEQYQFFRRGSGLAQILESLSNFTTDASDVKKVASLDEVQPPALSRASQALDDFLPSALMDAMENVKRLQDSSLARELTEKAAERFCDEFEHVEQMLLLADELSAGDGASADEGDEPQLLRDLFPRTTGEIKVAQRLSTPSIPSRPRVLLSPSAVCRPCASKGCFVTYRSPEVQFPGASTDTPSKALRILGSGVPLMTYAGSCPFSCPPPSFAGNPSAGETKAPHPDLELYLTSTSAPVRSTPSSATWTYYGLASSTMSHSRGLAILQKTYDDSYLKCSTAVYYESQGDETEAMRCWRNALDQLNDQRITKLLPNYVAGTETEDALIDSLRKLELQCKERIDLLEALRISRQDALTPQPNNPPTPNRSISPDPYTMSTPERGYIGQGTIPAIRYPDLSRPALPKRPSLPYRTSSEQAVVGRDQSPVTSPFAGPSNSPRVTSRKEPTMRSPSPEKYTMRTTLRSGRPGDKSAKSSRKLSKTEGPGASKAATLAWTALSSRERLSRASPAVPEVSSSAPVTPAEQSRKPPPSSGMQWDVHTRRLVTPREAHPSFSDATGSARTSEDSSQVRPSALSVSAASSALNAMSYQDAPGVEYGTPRQERTSRSRDPTSSVSRSRASPHERPPSSDADESELRRKTTPDVARIRRKPVGDIPTRPNNNLTSGSEQDKADRSHRNVQLSRGRSSSSCSDNAETSPKVPGKKRKGKRKENAIAADAEGPSSEASADDEKEGSSLKTAWKETKKKIMKNLPTGVDEAAAKQILNEIIVQGDEVRWSDVAGLEIAKNALRENVVYPFLRPDLFMGLREPARGMLLFGPPGTGKTMLARAVATESRSTFFSISASSLTSKYLGESEKLVRALFSLAKTLAPSIIFVDEIDSLLSQRSGSGEHEATRRIKTEFLIQWSDLQRAAAGRAVDEKDKTRGDANRVLVLAATNLPWAIDEAARRRFVRRQYIPLPESETRSTQFRTLLGQQKHVLSDADIEKLVLLTDGFSGSDVTALAKDAAMGPLRSLGEALLHMTMDEIRPISLADFEASLTTIRPSVSKTGLKEYEDWAKEFGERGG; this is encoded by the exons ATGGTCTCTGCTCCGCCGCCTTCCTTGAGACCACTGCCCAGCAGAGATGTGTCCAGTTCTAGTATCGGCAATATGCCCCAGTCGCCCTCAACCACATCATCGGCGAGGGCGTTGAACCCTATTTCATCCAAGGTGACTACTGTTCTTTCAACATCGTATGCCGATTCCGAATTTCGGGATGCCTTGCAATTGCTCGACAGTCGCAACCTCAAGAATACGCCCGAGACACGCCGTCAGTTACGGTTAGGCCTACAGAAGGAGGTGATTGACAGCAATGGGGAGATTGTCTCCCAGTTTGGCCGAGTCGCCGAT CAACTGCGTCGCATAGGGGCTACTCTGGACAAGTTAAATCACAACTATCAAGATGTGAGGGGTCGGATTACTGCAGCTCAACAGGAGACGGGGCCTATTCTGGAAGACGCTTCATCGTTGATGAATCAGAGAGCAGACGTGGAATCTAAACAGCAACTTCTCAAGACATTGCGCAGTCACTTTATCCTTTCTGATGACGAGGTCGCCTCTCTGACATCAACCGCCGAACCTGTTGACGACAATTTCTTCGCTGCTCTTTACAAGGCAAAACGAGTCAGCCAGGACTGCGAGATTCTACTCGGATTTGAGAAGCAGACGCTGGGCCTGCAACTTATGGAGCAGACATCCAAGAATCTCGGTCTTGCCTTCCAAAAGTTGTATAAATGGGTCCAGCGGGAATTCAGAACACTGAACCTCGAGAACCCCCAGATGAACTCATCAATTCGTCGCGCCATTAGAGTTCTTGCAGAGCGGCCATCGCTCTTCCAGAATTGCCTAGACTTCTTTGCGGAAGCTAGAGAACGCATACTGTCCGACGCTTTTCACGTCGCCTTGACAGGTAGAACGGCCGCAGGTCTCGAAGATCACTCGGTTAAGCCTATCGAGATGGCTGCCCACGATCCGCTTCGTTATGTGGGCGACATGCTCGCCTGGATACACTCGGCCACTGTCAGTGAGAGAGAGGCTCTGGAAATCCTTTTCGTCTCGGAAGGCGACGAAATCGCCAAGGGACTCCAGACGGGCCGGGCAAATGAGCTCTGGCAGCTTCTGGGCGAAGGTGACGCTGAGACAGCACCCGACTTTGATGCTCTCAAGGCGCTGAACGACCTTGTGGACCGAGATGTCTCAGGGGCAACGAGAATGCTGAGGCAGAGAGTCGAGCAGGTCATTCAGTCCAACGAAGAGACTATTCTCGCCTACAAGTTGGCCAACATTCTTGGCTTCTATCGATACACCTTTGCCAAACTTTTGGGCAGCGAGTGTGCGCTGTTAGAGCTTATGACGGGACTTGAGTCGGGCGCATTAAGGCAGTTCCGATCGCTCATGAGGGATCACATCGCAACTCTACAAGGCGATTTCCAGCAGACGCCTTCTGACCTTGTGCCTCCAGACTTTTTACTCGAAGCACTGAAGCAGCTTACTGCGGTCATGAAAACGTACGAGATTTCGCTAGCGTCGTCATCGGACCGCGAGGCCGACTTTCAGCCAATTCTTGCAGAGGCCTTTGAGCCTTTCTTGGCAGGTTGCGAAAATATGGCCAAAGGTGTGAGGCAACCGGCTGGTGCCATCTTCATAACAAACTGCTTGCTTGCAGCAAAGCATGCCCTCGAGCCTTTCGACTTTACTCAAAGAAGAACACAGCGGCTGCAGGAGAGGGTTGTAGAGGAGAGCAAGAAGCTCACGGAAGAGCAATACCAGTTCTTCCGCCGTGGTTCTGGTCTGGCGCAGATTCTTGAATCCTTAAGCAATTTTACGACGGACGCCAGCGATGTGAAGAAGGTAGCGTCGCTTGACGAGGTACAGCCGCCAGCTCTGAGTCGAGCCAGCCAGGCTCTGGACGACTTCTTACCATCGGCGCTGATGGACGCCATGGAGAATGTTAAGCGCCTGCAAGATTCAAGTCTGGCGCGAGAACTCACCGAAAAGGCTGCGGAAAGATTCTGCGACGAGTTTGAGCACGTCGAGCAGATGTTGCTCTTAGCGGACGAGCTGTCAGCCGGTGACGGTGCGTCAGCTGATGAGGGTGACGAGCCTCAGTTGCTGCGAGACCTATTCCCTCGGACCACGGGGGAGATCAAG GTAGCACAAAGGCTTTCTACACCTTCAATACCCAGTCGTCCCCGCGTGTTGCTATCGCCTAGTGCCGTGTGCAGACCATGTGCTTCAAAAGGATGCTTTGTGACTTATCGTTCACCTGAGGTACAATTTCCAG GAGCATCAACAGATACCCCGAG CAAGGCACTTAGGATACTGGGTAGTGGTGTTCCCCTG ATGACCTACGCTGGAAGTTGCC CCTTCAGTTGCCCCCCGCCATCATTCGCCGGCAATCCCTCTGCGGGAGAAACAAAGGCACCGCATCCTGACCTTGAACTCTACCTGACCTCAACCTCAGCTCCAGTTCGCTCAACTCCATCCTCCGCT ACTTGGACATACTATGGTCTGGCTTCCAGTACCATGTCACACTCTCGGGGCCTTGCCATCCTCCAGAAGACATACGACGACAGCTACTTGAAATGCTCCACTGCTGTTTACTATGAAAGCCAG GGTGATGAGACCGAGGCGATGCGATGCTGGAGGAATGCCCTAGATCAGCTCAACGACCAACGCATCACCAAGCTACTACCCAATTACGTTGCTGGAACCGAAACAGAAGACGCCTTGATAGATTCTTTGCGCAAGCTCGAACTGCAGTGCAAGGAGCGCATTGACCTGCTTGAAGCGTTACGAATATCCCGACAAGACGCCTTGACTCCTCAACCCAATAACCCACCCACCCCGAACCGCTCTATCTCCCCCGATCCATACACCATGTCTACTCCTGAACGAGGCTACATTGGCCAAGGCACAATTCCAGCTATAAGATATCCCGATCTCTCGCGGCCCGCGTTGCCCAAAAGACCGTCGTTGCCCTACAGAACATCATCTGAGCAGGCTGTAGTCGGTCGCGACCAAAGTCCCGTGACGTCTCCCTTTGCCGGCCCTTCAAACTCTCCCCGAGTAACGTCTAGGAAGGAGCCGACTATGAGGTCTCCGAGCCCTGAGAAATACACCATGCGGACCACCCTGCGGAGCGGGAGGCCAGGCGACAAATCTGCAAAGTCAAGTCGAAAATTGTCCAAGACCGAAGGACCTGGTGCCAGCAAAGCTGCAACTCTTGCATGGACTGCCCTGAGTTCTAGAGAAAGACTCTCCAGAGCGTCACCAGCAGTACCAGAGGTCTCATCGTCTGCGCCTGTCACGCCTGCAGAGCAGTCCCGCAAGCCGCCGCCCTCGTCTGGCATGCAATGGGACGTACATACCCGACGGCTCGTGACGCCCAGAGAAGCTCATCCGTCTTTCTCAGATGCGACTGGTAGTGCAAGAACATCTGAGGATTCATCGCAAGTGCGACCATCAGCCTTGTCCGTGAGTGCGGCATCGAGTGCCTTGAACGCCATGTCCTATCAAGATGCTCCAGGGGTCGAGTATGGCACCCCAAGACAAGAGCGGACCTCGCGTTCAAGGGACCCAACGTCCTCAGTCTCACGATCCAGAGCATCGCCTCATGAACGGCCTCCGTCATCTGACGCTGACGAGTCAGAGTTACGGCGCAAGACTACGCCGGACGTGGCCAGAATACGGAGGAAGCCAGTTGGAGACATACCTACCCGGCCCAATAATAATCTCACGAGCGGATCAGAACAGGATAAAGCCGATAGATCTCATCGTAACGTGCAATTGTCGCGGGGCCGTTCATCTTCGAGTTGCTCGGACAATGCAGAAACAAGTCCGAAGGTACCTGGCAAGAAGAGGAAGGGAAAGAGGAAAGAAAACGCAATCGCAGCTGATGCTGAAGGCCCTTCTTCCGAAGCATCTGCCGACGATGAAAAAGAGGGCTCTTCGCTCAAGACAGCCTGGAAGGAAACGAAAAAGAAGATTATGAAAAACCTTCCAACCGGCGTGGACGAGGCAGCCGCAAAGCAAATTCTCAATGAGATCATTGTACAGGGCGATGAGGTCCGATGGAGCGATGTTGCCGGCCTAGAGATAGCCAAGAACGCACTCAGGGAGAACGTGGTTTACCCGTTCCTGCGACCTGACTTGTTCATGGGACTTCGGGAGCCTGCAAGAGGAATGCTGCTTTTTGGTCCGCCAGGCACGGGCAAGACCATGCTGGCGCGTGCTGTAGCAACAGAATCACGGTCGACATTCTTCTCGATATCAGCAAGCAGCTTGACGAGTAAATACTTGGGCGAGTCTGAGAAGCTCGTCCGAGCATTGTTCTCTCTGGCGAAGACTCTGGCACCAAGCATCATCTTCGTTGACGAAATTGACTCGTTACTTTCTCAGAGGTCCGGGTCGGGAGAGCACGAGGCGACAAGGAGGATCAAGACTGAGTTTCTCATTCAGTGGAGTGATTTACAGCGAGCTGCGGCGGGTCGGGCCGTGGATGAAAAGGACAAGACCAGAGGAGATGCGAACCGAGTGCTTGTCTTGGCGGCAACCAATCTGCCCTGGGCTATTGATGAAGCCGCACGCCGCAGGTTTGTGAGGCGTCAATACATACCGCTGCCTGAGTCCGAGACTCGCTCTACGCAGTTTCGAACACTTCTGGGGCAGCAAAAGCATGTCCTGTCCGACGCGGACATTGAGAAGCTCGTTCTCCTTACAGATG GATTCTCGGGCTCCGATGTAACGGCACTGGCTAAGGATGCGGCCATGGGTCCGCTCCGCTCTTTGGGCGAGGCTCTCTTGCACATGACCATGGACGAAATCCGACCGATTTCATTGGCAGACTTTGAGGCGAGTCTGACAACTATCAGACCGAGTGTGAGCAAAACGGGCTTGAAGGAATATGAGGATTGGGCCAAGGAGTTTGGCGAGCGAGGTGGATGA
- a CDS encoding autophagy protein Apg9, with protein MASNIFPQLGPLSRGSRSFYKELRGDTDGDLDIEEHAGLDVDEENLQEQFQDYDLDHMPGLTAEDSHATLDSNANLLKTPVGATPGPTGRGTHRGGIRQESSPRWLGQDDDGDNDVPASLLVEPHEVVAQSKGSGRRKPAATPSRQNAIPGPSSRRTHAQWEATQAQQRLHPADLVKPIRPQAKRYPRGLAANNEKEKALWRWVNVSNLDFFVQDVYYYYRGSGFWCIVCARALHLVESAFFAVFLTFLTQCVEYTKIPNSNSLKEVTIPQCTRKMSFMWNTGLWLYVFYFIWKTVQFTMDLRRLNHMRNFYVYLLEIPEEDMQTVSWQDIVARVMALRDANPKTAINVRPSAREWMRNQSKERLDAADIANRLMRRENYLIAMMNKDILDLTLPIPFLRQHQFFSRSLEWNLHFAILTYVFDSNNQVHQEFLKADRRGLLSIKLKSRLVFAGIINLLIGPFVVAYLIVVHAFTYYNEYQKDPSTFSHRRYTPLAEWKFREFNEVPHLFQERINMSYPFASRYIDQFPKKMTEQFARTVTFVAGAITSVLAVASFLDPQLFLGFEITSERSALFYIGVFAAIWAAARGMISEETTVFNPEHALLYVIEYTRYMPDHWKDRLHTADVKREFSELYKLKLVILIEEIIGILTASLVLIFSAPKCSDQIIDFFREFTIHVDGVGYICSFAEFDFKKGVGKAKQQSGPGDVREDYYSTKHNKMAASYYGFLDNYVINPKTGIPGHLPPGSRHPFHPPPAFPGLNSPTLAADMQSSRLGRHDLSRSRAPPGGGVGQQTRTPRFGPSMTAPSPMASMLLDPHHQPAATGFGARSTHRSRPGRGGYQGEGIIEESTEDGLATDARLHSQGPFEDEMYGGSGPLGESVWETSPPKGLSRENSMADAGEQDAGVLGLIYQFQQAHRSNPQARGRDVLLLSPTGRTPDRTGKGDVVSPSSPHTCSRAPRRSSTGSRDSGNGKEFSVGRMTRWMGGLGLEIDKMRLDASNGGPSAVLDRILHCTIAIAVRQDDFGALFRVVSFPLSAAGLQVSNPRTRERKESALVFVGCVRIRTVCADHAAVSPKSVTGVDDMTRQRGAIIPEPRPEPFVKSSFLKGQMLLLSF; from the exons ATGGCTTCCAATATCTTCCCTCAACTCGGCCCACTGTCTCGAGGGTCGAGGTCGTTTTACAAGGAACTCAGAGGAGATACTGACGGCGACCTGGATATCGAGGAACACGCAGGTCTGGATGTGGACGAGGAGAACCTGCAAGAGCAGTTTCAAGACTATGACCTGGACCACATGCCAGGCCTCACAGCAGAAGACAGCCACGCGACTCTCGACAGCAATGCCAACCTGCTCAAAACACCTGTAGGAGCCACACCGGGGCCGACTGGTCGCGGGACTCATCGCGGCGGAATCCGACAAGAGTCGAGTCCACGATGGCTGGGACAGGATGATGATGGAGATAACGACGTCCCGGCTTCTTTGCTGGTTGAGCCACACGAAGTGGTAGCGCAGTCCAAAGGATCTGGGCGGAGGAAGCCAGCTGCTACTCCGTCGAGGCAGAACGCAATACCTGGTCCCTCTAGTCGACGAACCCATGCTCAATGGGAGGCCACACAAGCGCAGCAAAGGCTTCATCCAGCAGATCTCGTCAAACCAATCCGGCCCCAGGCGAAGCGATATCCCAGAGGCCTTGCGGCGAACAACGAGAAAGAAAAGGCTCTTTGGAGATGGGTTAATGTCTCGAACCTCGACTTCTTCGTTCAGGAtgtctactactactatcgAGGGAGCGGTTTCTGGTGTATCGTGTGCGCGCGGGCGTTGCACCTGGT AGAATCTGCCTTCTTCGCCGTATTTTTGACCTTTCTCACTCAATGTGTCGAGTACACAAAAATCCCTAACAGCAACTCGTTGAAAGAAGTTACGATTCCTCAGTGCACCAGAAAGATGTCATTCATGTGGAACACAGGCTTGTGGCTGTACGTCTTCTACTTTATATGGAAGACGGTACAGTTCACCATGGATCTTCGGCGTCTGAACCATATGCGCAACTTCTACGTTTATCTACTAGAGATACCGGAGGAGGATATGCAGACCGTTTCCTGGCAAGACATCGTTGCCCGCGTTATGGCCTTGCGGGACGCGAACCCCAAAACAGCCATCAACGTGCGCCCATCTGCGCGAGAGTGGATGCGCAATCAGTCCAAGGAGAGGCTAGATGCTGCAGACATTGCCAACCGTCTCATGAGGAGAGAGAACTACTTGATAGCCATGATGAATAAGGATATTCTCGACCTTACGCTGCCGATACCCTTCTTGCGACAACACCAGTTCTTTTCCCGAAGTTTGGAATGGAACTTGCATTTCGCAATCCTGACTTATGTCTTCGACTCCAACAACCAGGTCCACCAAGAGTTTCTCAAGGCTGATCGCCGAGGCCTCTTAAGCATCAAGTTGAAGTCGAGGCTGGTCTTTGCTGGGATCATCAACTTATTGATTGGGCCATTCGTGGTCGCTTATCTCATTGTGGTGCATGCATTCACGTACTACAAT GAGTACCAGAAAGACCCTTCAACTTTCAGCCATAGAAGGTACACGCCTCTTGCAGAGTGGAAGTTTCGCGAGTTCAACGAGGTTCCGCATCTCTTCCAGGAGCGTATTAACATGTCTTATCCGTTTGCGAGTCGATACATTGACCAGTTCCCAAAAAAAATGACGGAACAATTTGCTAGAACGGTAACCTTCGTCGCAGGAGCCATTACTTCAGTTCTTGCCGTCGCCTCATTCCTCGATCCGCAGCTGTTTCTCGGGTTCGAGATCACGTCTGAGCGATCAGCACTGTTCTATATCGGCGTGTTCGCCGCCATATGGGCGGCTGCAAGAGGCATGATCTCTGAGGAGACAACTGTGTTCAATCCAGAGCACGCCTTGCTCTATGTCATTGAGTACACGCGCTATATGCCAGACCACTGGAAGGACCGTCTTCATACAGCCGACGTAAAGCGTGAATTCTCGGAGCTTTACAAGCTCAAGCTGGTGATTCTGATCGAGGAGATCATTGGTATACTTACGGCCTCGCTGGTACTGATCTTCTCGGCACCGAAATGCAGCGATCAGATCATCGATTTCTTCCGGGAATTCACAATCCACGTGGATGGAGTTGGCTATATCTGCTCGTTCGCCGAGTTCGATTTCAAGAAGGGCGTGGGCAAGGCCAAGCAACAGTCCGGCCCTGGCGACGTTCGAGAAGACTATTATTCCACGAAACATAACAAGATGGCAGCATCTTACTATGGCTTCTTGGACAACTATGTGATCAACCCGAAAACGGGCATCCCGGGCCATTTACCGCCAGGGAGTCGTCATCCTTTCCATCCTCCACCAGCGTTCCCGGGGCTGAACTCGCCAACGCTGGCGGCCGATATGCAAAGTTCCAGACTGGGTCGGCATGACCTATCGCGAAGTCGAGCTCCTCCTGGTGGTGGAGTTGGACAACAAACTCGAACGCCGAGGTTCGGGCCCTCGATGACGGCTCCGTCGCCGATGGCATCAATGCTACTCGATCCACACCACCAACCGGCCGCAACAGGGTTCGGCGCCCGAAGTACGCATCGGAGCCGACCCGGTCGGGGGGGATACCAAGGTGAAGGTATAATTGAAGAGTCAACTGAAGACGGGCTCGCCACAGACGCCCGACTGCATTCTCAAGGACCATTTGAAGACGAGATGTATGGGGGCTCAGGACCTTTAGGCGAGTCTGTATGGGAGACATCGCCGCCCAAAGGGTTGAGTCGAGAAAACAGCATGGCTGATGCAGGCGAGCAAGACGCCGGGGTACTGGGGCTGATTTACCAATTCCAGCAGGCCCACCGTAGCAACCCCCAAG CACGGGGACGTGACGTTCTCTTGCTTTCGCCGACGGGGCGGACGCCGGACCGGACCGGGAAGGGAGATGTCGTATCTCCGAGCAGCCCGCACACGTGCTCCAGAGCACC CCGGCGAAGCAGTACGGGTTCTCGGGACAGTGGAAACGGCAAAGAGTTTTCTGTCGGACGCATGACGAGGTGGATGGGCGGCCTAGGGCTGGAGATTGATAAGATGAGATTAGATGCAAGCAATGGAGGCCCGAGTGCCGT CCTTGATCGTATCTTGCATTGCACCATTGCGATTGCAGTGAGACAAGACGACTTTGGCGCTCTCTTCCGTGTTGTCTCCTTTCCCCTATCAGCCGCAGGTCTGCAAGTATCGAACCC CAGAACGAGAGAGAGGAAGGAGAGTGCCCTTGTCTTCGTTGGCTGTGTTCGCATCCGTACCGTGTGCGCCGACCACGCAGCAGTATCACCTAAATCAGTGACAGGGGTAGATGACATGACCCGCCAAAGGGGTGCGATAATTCCAGAACCGAGGCCGGAG CCTTTTGTCAAATCCAGCTTTCTCAAGGGTCAGATGCTTCTTCTGTCCTTCTAG
- a CDS encoding DnaJ domain-containing protein, which produces MYVRLCALAFAASLLSTPTLAISADQIPSDTPVSSLLTTAQAHLSKGQTSDALVYYDAAVARDPSNYLTLFKRATTYLSLGRTNQATEDFNKVLSLKPGFEGAHVQLAKIKSKIADWDGAREQYKLAKKDPASVELAALDEAQGAAHLAEAAEKSGDWEACVGHAGQAIMTANRAISLREMRSRCRFQRGEVEEGMSDLHHVLQMRPGDTTPHIKIAAITFYGLGDLQNGMAQTRKCLHSDPDSKPCRKLLKQQKAIEKTLNRVNKAFEKNQPMTGVKLLIDSADDTGLITDIKTQVEELRADGTIPSNAQSSLYIQVAEMACQGYYDMNGKKAKQYCEEAFALNEQSFYGLLYRAKVMMEGEEFEAAIRSFEEASKIRPDKNDVVQPLMQKAQIALKRSKTKDYYKVLGVSHDADERQIKQAYRKLSKIHHPDKAAKQGLTKEAAEKKMASINEAYEVLSNPELRERFDRGDDPNNQEQQGSPFQGNPFGGGHPFMFQQGGGGGGQQFHFKFGGGGGGGGFPF; this is translated from the exons ATGTACGTCCGCCTTTGCGCCCTGGCTTTCGCAGCCAGTCTGCTCTCGACGCCCACTCTCGCCATATCCGCCGACCAGATACCCTCCGATACCCCCGTGTCTTCCCTCCTTACCACCGCCCAAGCTCACCTTTCGAAGGGCCAGACGTCCGATGCCCTTGTGTACTACGATGCCGCCGTCGCCCGCGATCCTTCTAACTACTTGACGCTCTTCAAGCGCGCGACAACGTATCTCTCCCTCGGCCGTACGAACCAGGCAACCGAAGACTTTAACAAGGTTCTGTCACTCAAGCCGGGCTTCGAGGGTGCCCATGTGCAATTAGCCAAGATCAAGTCCAAGATTGCAGATTGGGACGGCGCAAGGGAGCAGTACAAACTGGCCAAGAAGGACCCCGCTTCAGTTGAGCTCGCTGCTCTCGACGAGGCTCAGGGCGCTGCCCATCTCGCTGAGGCAGCTGAGAAGAGCGGCGACTGGGAAGCCTGCGTGGGACATGCCGGTCAGGCCATCATGACCGCCAACCGAGCCATTTCCCTGCGTGAGATGAGATCGCGCTGCCGTTTCCAGCGGGGTGAGGTCGAGGAGGGCATGAGCGATCTGCACCACGTATTGCAGATGAGGCCGGGAGACACGACGCCGCACATCAAGATCGCTGCCATCACCTTCTACGGACTCGGTGATCTCCAGAACGGCATGGCCCAGACGCGGAAGTGCCTGCACTCCGATCCCGATTCGAAGCCCTGTAGGAAGCTTCTGAAGCAACAAAAGGCCATTGAAAAGACCCTGAACAGGGTTAACAAAGCTTTCGAGAAGAACCAGCCCATGACTGGTGTCAAGCTCCTGATCGACTCTGCCGACGACACTGGATTGATCACAGACATCAAGACCCAAGTCGAGGAATTGCGCGCTGACGGCACAATCCCCTCCAATGCTCAGTCATCGCTGTACATTCAAGTGGCAGAAATGGCCTGCCAAGGTTACTACGAC ATGAACGGCAAGAAGGCCAAGCAATACTGCGAAGAGGCCTTCGCTCTCAACGAGCAATCCTTCTATGGTTTGCTATACCGCGCCAAGGTCATGATGGAGGGAGAAGAGTTCGAGGCGGCCATCAGGTCTTTCGAGGAGGCTAGCAAAATCCGCCCAGACAAGAACGACGTTGTCCAGCCCCTCATGCAAAAGGCCCAGATTGCATTGAAGCGGAGCAAGACGAAGGACTACTACAAGGTACTCGGCGTCTCTCACGACGCCGACGAGCGACAGATCAAGCAGGCGTACCGCAAGCTCTCCAAGATCCACCACCCCGACAAGGCCGCCAAGCAGGGACTCACAAAGGAGGCGGCGGAGAAGAAGATGGCATCCATCAATGAGGCGTACGAGGTCCTCAGCAACCCTGAGCTCCGCGAACGTTTCGACCGCGGCGACGACCCGAACAACCAGGAGCAGCAAGGCAGCCCGTTCCAGGGTAACCCCTTTGGCGGCGGCCATCCGTTCATGTTCCAgcagggcggcggcggtggaggCCAGCAATTCCACTTCAAGTTTGGCGGAGGAGGCGGTGGTGGCGGCTTCCCCTTCTAA